The segment GGTAGAACGTCCGGGTGTGCCGCAACCGGTCCTCACGGAAGGGCTGGCGGACCTCGCGCTCATCGCAGCCCGTGGTCCGGATTCGGTGTGGGTGTCCGTTGATGACGAGCGTGGCGAGGTAAGCAGCGATAGGGCGACGGTCGTACATGACCGCATCATACGAACATGCGTTCGATACGTCGAAGTATCGGCGGCGATCCTCACCCATGGTTGTAGACGTCTCCGTAGCAGGCTTCGATCCACAGCACGTAGAACGTGTCGCCAACCTTGTAGCCGACTGCAGGCAGGTTGCCTTCGTGGCGGACGACCATGTACTTGTTTTGCGCTAACGCGTCTGGGGCGACCTTCTTGATCTGGTGGGCAGGAAGGTACTCGAAACCGAGACCGTGCTTCTGGTGCAGCTGAAGTTCCGCCCAGGTGAAGCGGGATCGCTTGGCCCACTTCACCAAGAACTCCGAACGTTGCCCCTCCGAAAGCTCCTCTACTCCATACCCCTGCCGGACGTGCCGAAGGCACAGCGAGGGGTAGCCCGACGCGGCGTCACCGGATTTCTCCTGCAAGGTCTCACCGGTGCCCCCCGGACGAGTTCCCTTGCCCTTCTTCTTGCCGCCGCCCATCAGGCGGTAGGCGCGAAGAACTCGCGGAGCGCGTCCTGGCTGATCACCATGTTCCACTCACCGCGGTCGAACGCTTCCTTCCACGGCCGTTCACTGTGCGTCCGCTGACGCAGCGCCCACGCCGCGTACTTGGCGTAGGTGTTCCAAACCTTGATGAGGTGCTGTTCGACGTCGCGATAATCGTCCCAGTCGAAAGACTCAGCGACGGCCCGCTCGGTGTCGATCGGCCCGGCGCCGAAGTGCTTGAGCCTGTGGTACTCATTCGGAACCACGGGCCCGTGCGCCCACGCCTGAATCTCATCGGAGAACAGCGGCTTGCCATGCTCGCCCAGGTAATGGCCCTGCGCGTAGTACAGGAGTTTCTGCAGCTTGAGGTTGGTCAGGCCCGGATCTTCACCGGTCTCCTCGTCGGCCCACATCAGGAGCCAGTTCGCGATGTCCTGCGCGCTGCGCACGTTCGCCACCCATCCTCCAGTCGCGGTTCTTTAGCTGCTCTTATGGTTAACCAGCCTACGGGGTCACGGCATTCCAAGGGGTGCACGTTACGGGTTCGACGCCGAAGTACACGTGCCCGCGCCCTGTGGATGACGCCAGCAGGCAGCGAGCTGAATCTGTCACGCTGATGCGGTCGTCCGGGACGGGGATCCCGACCGGGCACCGGCCACACCTACGGGAGGTGGGGCGCCCGCGTCCGGAGCGCACCCCCGGGCGGCCTCAGGACCACGCGATCCGCACCGATGGAGCATTGACGTCTGCCATCGGCTCGGGGGTTCCGTGACGAAGCTCAGCCAGCACGAACGCGCCGCCGACCAGGCGTGGAAGGCGGGGATCCAAGGGCCGGGCAACGCCGCCTTCCTGAGCGCGATCCTGGCCGCGCTCTCCCTCGTCGGCGGCGTATTCGCTTCCGCCTTCCTTGGGGACGGCACCCCGTTCATCGTCGGCCTTGCCGGCTGCATGCAGCTCTACCTAGTACGCGTCGTGTTCCGCTGGATGGAGGCGAGGTTCAAGCAGACGGAACAGCTCATCCAGCACCTGCTGGTGGACGACTGAGCCGGGGTGCTGCCCGCGCCTGGGGTAGTGGGTTGGTCCGGCCGAAGAGCCGGCCCGTCGACACCCACCCCGACGGGCGGTCTCGGTGTGCTGACCGTTCGGTCAGTGGGCATCCCTCGAACGTCGGCACGGTAGGTGCGTCGCTACTGTCCGCACGTGCGCACCGTGCCCTGGTGGCTTGCTCTCGCCCTTGCCCTCGTCGTCGGCGCCGGCGCATCCGCGGCCACCTTCGCGGCGACCACGTACCTCACTGACCCGTCCGCCGCGCCGATCTCAGCCGATGCGCGGAAGAAAGCCGTCGAAGCCTGCGACAGCTGGAGGTGCCGCAATGTGCCTGATGCAGTCCAACGCGCCGGCGAAGCCCTCGCGTTGGACGAGCGGTACCGGCCCCTCACCAAGCGATAGCCGCTGACCAGGAACGCCGCGACAACCCGTTGACGGGTTCTGCAGCCGTGGGAGTTGAATGCAAAGCGATCGACGGGAAATCCGCGTTCACCTACCGCTGACACGACCGGCGACCTGGACCGCGATCGAACCAACCAACGTGCGTAGGCGTGCTCGGCGGCAGCCTGCACAATCACCCCCGGTTTGCTTCCCGAGTCGCTCTACGGAGCAACCTCGAGCATTGCCTCAGCCTGGAGCGAAAGCGGTCGATCCGCGGGGCATGCGAGGAACAGCCAACCTTGACGACGTCCCATTAGGCGTCTCCATTGGCGCCCGCCGACCCGCCGTGTTCCGGTGGACACCGGTACCGGCGGTTCTCCTTGTCGCGGCGGTGGCGGTGATCGCCGCGCTCGCAGTCGTTGCCGGATGGAACTCCGGCGGTGACCGGTGGGAGCGGGCCGCAACTGGTGCCGGCGCGGTGATCGCGTTCGCCGGGCTGGTGCTCACGCTGGCTCGCCACGAGCGAATCCGTGCGTATACCGAACTGGCGCGGATGACCGCAGAAGCGTTGAGCGCGTGGAACGGCCTCAAGGTCGCCACGGGCATCAACCAGGCGATTGAAGGCAACATCGGCGTCGCCCGCGAGACATTCCTTTCGCCGAGCGAGGGAGCGCACCAGAATGCCGCCTTGGAACTCGGCCAGTTGGAGGAGGCGCTTCGTTCGGTTGAGCCGCTCTCTCGTCCCGCGGACCTCGCGAAGGTCGACACGTGGCTCAATGAGCGCTATGACCATGTCTTCGACCTCAACCAAGAGGTTGTCAAGCTGCTGCATTCGGCCGGCTACACCGGCTTCGAGAAGGACGGACAGAAACCCCGCGAGCAGATCGTCGCCGCGCGCGCCGACTGGGAAAGGACTGTCCAGACGGCGCGATCGCAGGCCGCCCGCTGGGAGCCGGTCGCGGGCATGATCCACGCTGCCGACCGACTCGTGCAGTACTGGGTGGTGCTGGCGTTGAACGATCCGCGATACGCCAACCAAGACGAGGCCTTCAAGGCCGAGCGCAAGCGCGCGTTCGAACAGGCGGAGGACGCCGTGGAGCGGATGGGCTGCGCGGTGGCGACCCGTCGTCTCGGCCAATCGTGGTGGCGCGTCGTGCTGCTACGGGCGACGACAGGACACGCCGGGATCCGCTCACTCGACGCAGCGAAGGACGTCATCCCCTAGGAGGCCGACCGGAAGGACGACCGTCCAACTGATGCCCGAAGACCCCGAGGCCACGCGCCACCTGCCGGACGGTCAGCTGCTATGCCTCGAACAGCACGCTCGTGACGATCGTGGCTGGATCGGTCAGATATCCCATCCTGTGTAGGAGGTACGCGGCAGCCGACAGAAACTGGCGGGGCCCGGGAAGGTGACGGGCCGCAGCTAGTTCGGCCACTCGGGACAGTCCGGCCTTGACGTCTTCCGTTGGCGGGTCCGGCGCAAAGCCGTACAACGCGATGGTCGTCATCCAGAGAACGGCCTCGTTGGGGTCATCGGAGAACGCGAGGCTCAGACCTTCCATGGCCGCGTACTGCCAGCCGATCAGGGCTTCAGGCCGGTGCTCGCTGACGTGCTGGTAGATAGCGCGTAGGTCGGCGAAGGGGGTGTCGGCCCATGCCCACCAGGCCGGGCGCGTGAGCAGAACGGCGGAGGCGGCAGGTTGCCACTCGTCGGCCTGTGCCTGGGCGAGGAGGTCATCGAGGGAGGCCGGAACGTCCACGACATAGTCCGCCACCATCGCGCGGACGAGCTGGTGTTGGCGGTCGGTGAGATCCCGAATCCTGTCGTCGCTGCCAGGACGCGTCGGATCATCGAGTTCGATCGCGATGCTCGTCAGTTCTTCAGTGAGAGCTGCCGTGCTGAAAGCAGGCACTCCGACGGATCGGGCAAGCTGTCGGAGCGCGACGTCGTCACTCCAAAATGACCACTGTTTGGTCTTGGCGAGTTGAAGTGGTGCCAGCCAGGAGCCGAATAGCTCGGGATCGAAGTCGCCGAAGTCGGGTAGGTTCACGACCCGGTCGAAGACGAGATCGCATGAGGATGCTTCGAGCGCTGCGGCGCGGCGGAGCAGTTGGAGGCGGTCGGCCGGGGTCATCGGGTGGAAGACGAGTTGCTGGCGTTCGTCGTCCCACCCGAGGCTGCCGACGCTGGCGGCATTACTTCGGGCATGGATGACGGATTGCAAGATGTCGGCGCGCGACACGGCCGGCAGATGCACGATGGAGAACCTGCCGGCGAGATCAGTGCCGCCGGGGAGCTGGCTGGAGACCATGAGCGCTGACGCGTCTACGACGACCGGACGGTTCAATGCGTCACGGGCCGCCTGGTGGTCGAGGTCATGTTGTCCGTCATCCGCGGCGGCGGCAATTTGTACGCCCGCGGCGCGTTGGATTAGCACTAGGCCATAGGGCAGGCGCAACCCCGTCGCCAGCATCCCGAGGGGCAGGCGGCCGAGTCGGATAGCGCGAATGAGGTCTGTGGCTATCCGCGGGTCCGCCGTGGATTGCACGGTGGCGGTGATCTCGTCGGCCAGGGTCTCGATGGGTCCGTCGAACTTGCGTGCCCCAAGGTCGTCCCCGTGCCGGGCGATCAGGCCGTCCAATGCCTGGAACGCCGCAGCGTACAGTTCGTCGGGAACCGCTGCCGCCGCAGCGGATGTCGTGGATCGCCTGGCGGCAGCCGCGTGGTCATCGTCGGGGTCAGAGTGCGTGTGGACATCCAGGAGCTCTGGGCGTTCGGCGGTGGCGCGTTCGATAATCGCCATCAGCAGCGCTCGGGCCAGGTTCGGGGCCTTATCCCGGAACTGGCTCGCTAGCGCGTAGGCCTGACTGGCGTCCTGGTCGGTCCACGGTTCGGTGGCGAATGCCTGGAGCCACCAATGGCCGTGCGTGGGGGTGAGGACGGATGGGTGGTGGTCGTGGAGCAGCGCGGCGGCTCGGTTGGGACGAAGTTGGACAAGTTCGGCGGCTACGCGTAGCCAGATGACGTCCGCCGGTGGGTCCGTGGTGAGCGTGAGCAGGGTGCCGGTGTGTCGCTCGGCGGCGGCACCATCGCCGGAGTGGATTGCGCGCAGCGCAAGGAACCGAAGTAGCCGGGCCCGTTCGACATGGCCGAGGTGCCCATCGGCGAGCGCGATGTGTGCGGCCTGTTCGGCCTGGCCAAGGCGATCAGCCTCTTGGAGTACCTGGACTCGGTAGGCCAGGAAGATCGGACGGTGCAGCGAGTGGTACGCGGCGTCACACGCGTCGAGGGCCTCGTCGTAGCGATGGGCGGCGCGGAGCTCGCGGATCAGCATCAGAGCTGCGTTCGCGTTCGTCTTGCTCAGTCCCCGCAACGACGGCAGAGCCGGGTCCAGCTCGCGGACTGCAGCGGCCACGACGGTGATGCGCTGCGGCACGTCCGCGGAGATCAGCGAGCGGCGAACCAGAGGATCCAGCCGTGCCGCAGCGTCGACTCCGAGACCGGAGAGGTTCTCGACCGCGCGCAGGATGCCGGTGAAGTCGTCGGTCGCCTCCGCTTCGTCCAGCGCCGCGGTCCACAGGCGGATCTGGTCGTCGCGGGGCAACGCGGTGTCGTTGATCCTCGCGGCGAGCAGCTGGTCGGCGGGTGCATCGCCGAGTTGCTCGGCGAGCGCCACCGCAAGGTCGTGCTGGCCCAGTTCGTGTGCTGCCTCGGCTGCGTGTCGACGCACGTCGGGGCGCTCTGCCTCTTCGATCCGCGCGACGCCGTGCGGCGCAGCGAGTGCGTAGCGCAAGACCACGTCCAAATCTCCGGACAACACGTGGATCTCGAGCAGCTTGTCCAAATACCCATCAGTAGCGCCGGCCCATCGATGACGCTGCTCGACGGCGTGCCTCATTAGTTCGCCCGCCCGCTGGAGGTCGTCGGCGTGGGCGCACGTACTCAGCGAGCGATGCAACAGGGCTTCGGCAAGCAACTCCATCGCGTCACTGCCATCACGATCCAGCTCCAATGCGCGTGTCGCCCGGACGACCGCAGCGTCCCATTCGTGCGACCGTAGTGCGTGCCTGGTCAGGATGGCCTGAACAGCGTGGTCTGAGCGAGCTGCGGGAACGTCGAGGTCGAGCCCGGACGGCAGCTCCCACGGCGCGGCGTTCCCTGACGGTTGCGCCAGGATCGCCCGTATCAGCGCAACCACCAACTCCGTGCCGGGGAGGCCGGCTGCGCGATCAACCAGTTGATGGGCGCGGTCCCGATCGAGATCCAGCAGCGGCAGGACCGCGGCGAGAAGCAGGCGCCCCTCGCGCTCCGGGTCCGCCGCTGCGGCGCGCTCGAACGCCTCCGACCCAACCGCCATGGCACCGTGTTCGACGCCAAAGCTGGCGACCGCTCGCCAGGCGCGTGCCGCGTCACGGATCAGCCATATCGGCGCCATAGAGAGCAGAGCCCGGCAGGTCTCGGTCGGCTGGCTGCGGCCGTCAGCCAGATGAGCCGCGAGGACCGCGGCGTCACCGGGTGCGCTGTCATGCAGCTCGGCCAGGATGGCCGCAGTGGACGGGGGCAAGACCGTCAACAGCTGCTCGTACCGCGTCCGGGAATCTCGCTCGATGCCGCTGGCGATGTGATCCCACTCGTCGGCCGCGTCGCTGACGCACTGTCGTTCCGGGACGACGATCTTGTAGCCCTTGCCGGTCGGCTCCACCGTTCCTGGCGTGAATTGTTGCCAGTACCCTCGCTGCGTCTCGATATCGACGAGCACAATCAACACCGGTAGCGCATGCCCAAGCCATAGATGGAAATGAGCTTCGTCGAACCGGAACACCCAGCCGTCGGCGGTGCGTTCGCCGAAGAAGCTCGGACCGGCCTTGATCTGCAGGGCAATCAGACGCCCAGTCTGCCGGCCCGCCGAGTCCCGCGCCTCAACGTGCGCATCGATCCCCGCGTCCGATGTCGCCTGCTCCCGGAACACCCAACGCAGATCGCGCACGACCAACGTGTTCAGGATTGAGACCCCGAGCCGCCCCGTGCCCTCGCGGTCCAGCCCTGCAGCCCCCACCACGTCCTCCTGTCATACAGCACAGCAGGAGGAAGTGTAGGCAACTGACGTCTAACGGCTGGCGCACAAGACGCGAACGGCCAGAGGTGCGAATCAAGGGTATTTCGCGACCAGCGTTCGGCGCGAGCAACGGCCATACAACCTGGATGGGGTAGCCCCGACCCAAGTCGCCCCGCAGCCAGGCGCGCCGTCGACACCGCCACGCACTGCTCGGCGTTCGTCTTCCCTGCCGACAAAGCGGCCGAACACGCCGGCCTGAGCAGTCGATACGACACGCCGCCGACATCCGAGCAACCAATGAGCAACCACAGCCCATTTCTTGACCACATACGACACTTGTATTCAACAAAACAGCTGCTCAGCGGGTGGGCCGCCTGGGGATCGAACCCAGAACCCGCGGATTAAAAGTCCGCAGGTCTTGAGTCTCAACACCTCTTGGCTCTACTTCCATCTCACTGCTCTAACCTCGGATAGACGCCCTGTACTTCTCGACGATCTCAGTTGGGATCCGTCCGCGGACGTTGACATCGAATCCTTGGGTCTTCGCCCACTCGCGGATTGCATGGTTCTGCTGACGGTTTGCCCCTACCGACTGGGACTCGCCCGCGGTGCGGGTGCGCGCGGTTCGCGGAGACTTCCCAGCCTTTCGGGCCGCCGCGACGAAGCGCGCCATCTCGTCTCGAAGAGCGCCGGCATTCGCGGCGGACAAATCGATTTCGTATGCCGTTCCGTCGAGGGCGAAGTTCACGGTCTCCGCGGCGGCGCCGCCATCGATGTCGTCAACGAGGAGTACTTCGACCTTGCGTGCCATCCGAACCTCAGTTGCTCTTGTTCCCGGTCTGTGTCGACGAAGTGTATGTGCTGCCGACGAGCCCCCATCGCGCCAGGCTGCTGCTGGATGGCCGTCCGCAGATCTCGCCGCCGGTCAACGACCATCGCATGCATTGGTTACCCGGACACGGCCATCGGGCGCCGAAGCCGTGTCGATGCCTGCACGACCTGATAGGCACTGCAGGCTTGTTCTCAGCCGAGTCGGCGACTCACGATGACTCTGCCGTCGGGTTGCGCGACTCAGCTCGGGCTGGCACCGCGATCTCGATCGTTGTCTGGCGACTCGAGGTCTTCCGCGGCCGGGAGGTGATCGGCTGAGTCTTTTCGGCCGATCTAGTCATTGTTCCGTGACCGATGCCGGGTCGTCCCGACTGGCTCGAGGATGGCCTCCTCGCGGCATCGATTGCGGTGTTCCAATCTTCTTGGGCAGCCTTGGGGTCGTGGCGGTCGTCCGTTGGGTTCGATGGTCTGCAGCCGTGGCGCCGATGCCGCACGGGCTTTCCTCGATGCCCGCGGGAGGCACAGGAAGCTGAGCTGACCGAGCCTGAGCGCCAGCACCCCTTCTCGGTCAGACACGCGCGCCGCCGTCGGCGGGCGGGGAGGCAAGGTCTATCCCTTGCGCGACGCCCGCGATGCCATGTTGGCCCGCTGTTGGGTACGGGTGACGCATCGCGACCGGCGAGACCGTCGGCTGTTGGACATTCGACGTTGGCGAACATGGCCGGTCAGGCACCGGAGCCACCCGTTCGGATGGCTAAGCGAACGAACGATTCACAACCCCGCCCATCGGACGAGCCCGACAAAAATCCTGTCTATCACAGCAGACGAACGAACATCCACAGCGAATTGCCGATCGCTGTCTGGCAACTGGGACACCACGAAAGCGCCCGTGAACCGGCCGAGGACTTCGCGTCGCGCGTCGCAGAGCGACTCGTTCATGTGTACGCGCGGCCTGGGGAATCAGTCGCCGACCTCGACGGCGACCCGATCCTTCGCTATGCCGTAGTCGCCGCCGGATGCACCTACCTGGACGTGCAGCACCAGAGCGACGTTTCCGTGCTTGGGCCCGTGGCGCCGCCGGTCAGGCTGATTGTCGTCCGCTGGCCTCGCGCCGCAGGCAACCCCGACCTTCTGGATCTCCGCGCCATCAGCCGGTTGTTGCTGCCCGACATCCCGAGCCTGGTCACGACTGTTCGGCCCGACGACTCACCGCGACCAAGCTCAAACCCGAGTGACGATGAGCAATTGGTAGCGGCAGCCCACGACGCTGGACTTCACCGGATGCTGCAGATCGTTACAATCAGCGCCCCTAGCGGCGGTGATCGATTCCTTTACTACTCCACCCAGGCAGAGGCCGAACACCTCACGCGCGCGACACCTGCGAGATCTCAACACCCGACGCTGCGTCTCGACCTCTTCGTCTTCAGCCCGAACCTTTCGCACCATGACTGACCGCGACTCAGTCACACGCGACGACGACACAACCACCCACGCTGAACAGCGAAAAGTCGCCCGAAAACGTCGCGAAGTCACGTTGCCGTCGCGCAACGAAGCGAGCTACGTTTCGGATTCTCCGGAGCCGGCCCTGGGCTTGGGCGCTCGGCCAACACCCGGAATGTCTCCCGCGGTGCTGCCGACACTCGCCGCGCCACGCACCGCCCCCATCTCCGAGAAGAAGTACCGACAGGCCGTCGATCTCCTCGCATCGATGATCGCCGAGGCAGTAGCCCGCGCTCGTTTCGAGCGGATCGACACCCCGCAGCCGTCCCCCAGCCCGGACAGGCCAACCAAGCCTGAGGACTAAGGCCGACTTTCTCTCCGGGAAGGAGTCGCCATGGCACGCCGATCACGCCCGGCAAGGACGACGACCCTGTCTCTGCCGATCACCCATCAGCGGGTCGCCACCTACACCCGTTGCTCCACCGATGAAGAGAACCAGCCGTTCACCATCGAAGCCCAGGACACCAAGCTCGACGCCTACGCCTCGTCGCAAGACGGCTGGTCCGTCGTCGCCAAATACACCGACGACGGCTCGGGCGGAACCCTCGACCGCCGCGACCTCCAACG is part of the Cryptosporangium phraense genome and harbors:
- a CDS encoding Panacea domain-containing protein; translated protein: MANVRSAQDIANWLLMWADEETGEDPGLTNLKLQKLLYYAQGHYLGEHGKPLFSDEIQAWAHGPVVPNEYHRLKHFGAGPIDTERAVAESFDWDDYRDVEQHLIKVWNTYAKYAAWALRQRTHSERPWKEAFDRGEWNMVISQDALREFFAPTA
- a CDS encoding DUF4365 domain-containing protein: MGAAGLDREGTGRLGVSILNTLVVRDLRWVFREQATSDAGIDAHVEARDSAGRQTGRLIALQIKAGPSFFGERTADGWVFRFDEAHFHLWLGHALPVLIVLVDIETQRGYWQQFTPGTVEPTGKGYKIVVPERQCVSDAADEWDHIASGIERDSRTRYEQLLTVLPPSTAAILAELHDSAPGDAAVLAAHLADGRSQPTETCRALLSMAPIWLIRDAARAWRAVASFGVEHGAMAVGSEAFERAAAADPEREGRLLLAAVLPLLDLDRDRAHQLVDRAAGLPGTELVVALIRAILAQPSGNAAPWELPSGLDLDVPAARSDHAVQAILTRHALRSHEWDAAVVRATRALELDRDGSDAMELLAEALLHRSLSTCAHADDLQRAGELMRHAVEQRHRWAGATDGYLDKLLEIHVLSGDLDVVLRYALAAPHGVARIEEAERPDVRRHAAEAAHELGQHDLAVALAEQLGDAPADQLLAARINDTALPRDDQIRLWTAALDEAEATDDFTGILRAVENLSGLGVDAAARLDPLVRRSLISADVPQRITVVAAAVRELDPALPSLRGLSKTNANAALMLIRELRAAHRYDEALDACDAAYHSLHRPIFLAYRVQVLQEADRLGQAEQAAHIALADGHLGHVERARLLRFLALRAIHSGDGAAAERHTGTLLTLTTDPPADVIWLRVAAELVQLRPNRAAALLHDHHPSVLTPTHGHWWLQAFATEPWTDQDASQAYALASQFRDKAPNLARALLMAIIERATAERPELLDVHTHSDPDDDHAAAARRSTTSAAAAAVPDELYAAAFQALDGLIARHGDDLGARKFDGPIETLADEITATVQSTADPRIATDLIRAIRLGRLPLGMLATGLRLPYGLVLIQRAAGVQIAAAADDGQHDLDHQAARDALNRPVVVDASALMVSSQLPGGTDLAGRFSIVHLPAVSRADILQSVIHARSNAASVGSLGWDDERQQLVFHPMTPADRLQLLRRAAALEASSCDLVFDRVVNLPDFGDFDPELFGSWLAPLQLAKTKQWSFWSDDVALRQLARSVGVPAFSTAALTEELTSIAIELDDPTRPGSDDRIRDLTDRQHQLVRAMVADYVVDVPASLDDLLAQAQADEWQPAASAVLLTRPAWWAWADTPFADLRAIYQHVSEHRPEALIGWQYAAMEGLSLAFSDDPNEAVLWMTTIALYGFAPDPPTEDVKAGLSRVAELAAARHLPGPRQFLSAAAYLLHRMGYLTDPATIVTSVLFEA
- a CDS encoding histone-like nucleoid-structuring protein Lsr2, producing MARKVEVLLVDDIDGGAAAETVNFALDGTAYEIDLSAANAGALRDEMARFVAAARKAGKSPRTARTRTAGESQSVGANRQQNHAIREWAKTQGFDVNVRGRIPTEIVEKYRASIRG